One stretch of Saccharopolyspora erythraea DNA includes these proteins:
- a CDS encoding NADH-quinone oxidoreductase subunit C, whose translation MTENQTTPDPGEPGSSADRPGGLVPTGDGAEFVAGRSRKGMFGVRGTGDTSGYGGLRLPAYVPAPAERPYGGWFDEVADSLFLALRERGVPAESVLQVSVDRGEITFYVAREHLLEICRSLRDDAALRFEMCASVSGVDYGPEVPQRLHSVYHLLSMTYRRRVRLEVALEVDDPHLPSVVEVYPTADYQERETYDMFGIVYDGHPALTRILMPDDWDGHPQRKDYPLGGIPVEYKGAEIPPPDQRRAYS comes from the coding sequence TTGACCGAGAACCAGACAACGCCGGACCCCGGCGAACCCGGCTCCAGCGCCGATCGACCCGGCGGCCTGGTGCCGACCGGCGACGGCGCGGAGTTCGTGGCCGGCCGCTCCCGCAAGGGCATGTTCGGTGTCCGCGGCACCGGTGACACCTCCGGCTACGGCGGCCTGCGGCTGCCGGCCTACGTCCCGGCCCCCGCCGAGCGCCCCTACGGCGGGTGGTTCGACGAGGTGGCCGACAGCCTCTTCCTGGCGCTGCGCGAGCGCGGCGTCCCGGCAGAGTCGGTGCTGCAGGTGAGCGTCGACCGCGGCGAGATCACCTTCTACGTCGCCCGCGAGCACCTGCTGGAGATCTGCCGCAGCCTGCGCGACGATGCCGCGCTGCGCTTCGAGATGTGCGCGTCGGTGTCCGGTGTGGACTACGGCCCCGAGGTGCCCCAGCGGCTGCACTCGGTCTACCACCTGCTGTCCATGACCTACCGGCGGCGCGTCCGGCTGGAGGTCGCGCTGGAGGTCGACGACCCGCACCTGCCGTCGGTGGTCGAGGTCTACCCGACCGCCGACTACCAGGAGCGGGAGACCTACGACATGTTCGGCATCGTCTACGACGGGCACCCCGCGCTCACCCGCATCCTGATGCCCGACGACTGGGACGGTCACCCGCAGCGCAAGGACTACCCGCTCGGCGGGATCCCCGTGGAGTACAAGGGCGCCGAGATCCCGCCGCCCGACCAGCGCAGGGCTTATTCGTGA
- a CDS encoding NADH-quinone oxidoreductase subunit D: MSTEPLADPAAGLGDPYAASSRETTEGRVYTVTGGDWDEFIDESAGEERIVINFGPQHPSAHGVLRLVFELEGETIVKARSVIGYLHTGIEKNVEYRTWTQGVTFVTRMDYLAPLHNETAYCMAVEKLLGVEAPPRAQTFRVMLMELSRIASHLVFLATGAMEMGATTGMTFGFREREEVLHLLEYLTGLRMNHAFVRPGGVAQDLPEGYREKVLDFIKVMDSRLPSYDKLFTGQPIWKQRLKDVGYLPLDGCMQLGVTGPVLRSSGLAWDLRKVQPYCGYENYEFEVPTSTEGDCYARYLLRLEEMHQSLKIIRQCLDKMEPGPVMVSDAKIAWPAKLTIGPDGMGNSLEHVRKIMGQSMESLIHHFKLVTEGFDVPPGQVYVPVESPRGELGYHLVSDGGTRPMRVHVREPSFVNLQALPAMVEGGLMADAIASLASLDPVMGGVDR; the protein is encoded by the coding sequence ATGAGTACCGAACCACTGGCCGATCCCGCCGCCGGCCTGGGTGATCCCTACGCGGCGTCGTCCCGGGAGACCACCGAGGGACGGGTCTACACGGTCACCGGCGGCGACTGGGACGAGTTCATCGACGAGTCCGCGGGCGAGGAGCGGATCGTCATCAACTTCGGCCCGCAGCACCCTTCCGCGCACGGCGTGCTGCGGCTGGTGTTCGAGCTCGAGGGCGAGACGATCGTCAAGGCCCGCTCGGTCATCGGCTACCTGCACACCGGCATCGAGAAGAACGTCGAGTACCGCACCTGGACCCAGGGCGTCACCTTCGTGACGCGCATGGACTACCTCGCGCCGCTGCACAACGAGACCGCCTACTGCATGGCGGTCGAGAAGCTGCTCGGCGTCGAGGCGCCGCCGCGGGCGCAGACGTTCCGGGTGATGCTGATGGAGCTCAGCCGGATCGCCTCGCACCTGGTCTTCCTGGCCACCGGCGCGATGGAGATGGGCGCCACCACCGGTATGACCTTCGGCTTCCGCGAGCGCGAGGAGGTCCTGCACCTGCTGGAGTACCTCACCGGCCTGCGGATGAACCACGCGTTCGTCCGGCCCGGCGGGGTCGCCCAGGACCTGCCCGAGGGCTACCGGGAGAAGGTCCTGGACTTCATCAAGGTGATGGACTCCCGGCTGCCCTCCTACGACAAGCTGTTCACCGGCCAGCCGATCTGGAAGCAGCGCCTCAAGGACGTCGGCTACCTGCCGCTGGACGGCTGCATGCAGCTCGGCGTGACCGGGCCGGTGCTTCGCTCGTCCGGACTGGCCTGGGACCTGCGCAAGGTGCAGCCCTACTGCGGCTACGAGAACTACGAGTTCGAGGTGCCCACCAGCACCGAGGGCGACTGCTACGCCAGGTACCTGCTGCGGCTGGAGGAGATGCACCAGTCGCTGAAGATCATCCGGCAGTGCCTGGACAAGATGGAGCCGGGCCCGGTGATGGTCTCCGACGCCAAGATCGCCTGGCCGGCCAAGCTGACCATCGGACCCGACGGCATGGGCAACTCGCTTGAGCACGTCCGCAAGATCATGGGTCAGTCGATGGAGTCGCTGATCCACCACTTCAAGCTGGTGACCGAGGGCTTCGACGTGCCGCCCGGCCAGGTCTACGTGCCGGTCGAGTCCCCGCGCGGCGAGCTCGGCTACCACCTGGTCTCCGACGGCGGCACCCGCCCGATGCGGGTGCACGTGCGCGAACCCAGCTTCGTGAACCTGCAGGCGCTTCCGGCGATGGTCGAGGGCGGGCTGATGGCGGACGCGATCGCCTCGCTCGCCTCGCTCGACCCGGTGATGGGCGGGGTGGACCGGTGA
- a CDS encoding NuoB/complex I 20 kDa subunit family protein, protein MGLEEKLPNGILLANVEKLVNWTRKTSVWPAAFGLACCAIEMMTVGGSRYDIARFGMERFSATPRQADLMVVAGRVTNKMAPVLRQVYDQMPEPRWVIAMGVCASSGGMFNNYAVVQGVDHVVPVDMYLPGCPPRPEMLLDAILKLHAKIMDEPINAKRAALRLESGARTELVPSSERYAPKNRSQRKLAERQQAAQRREMGAEKPLGALEERAELNAGR, encoded by the coding sequence ATGGGGCTGGAAGAGAAGCTGCCCAACGGCATCCTGTTGGCCAATGTGGAGAAACTCGTCAACTGGACGCGGAAGACATCCGTGTGGCCTGCGGCCTTCGGGTTGGCGTGTTGCGCGATCGAGATGATGACCGTCGGCGGATCCCGCTACGACATCGCCCGGTTCGGCATGGAGCGGTTCTCCGCCACGCCCCGGCAGGCCGACCTGATGGTCGTCGCAGGCCGGGTGACCAACAAGATGGCCCCCGTCCTGCGGCAGGTCTACGACCAGATGCCCGAACCCCGCTGGGTGATCGCGATGGGCGTGTGCGCCTCCAGCGGCGGGATGTTCAACAACTACGCCGTCGTGCAGGGCGTCGACCACGTCGTGCCGGTCGACATGTACCTGCCGGGCTGCCCACCGCGCCCGGAGATGCTGCTCGACGCGATCCTCAAGCTGCACGCCAAGATCATGGACGAGCCGATCAACGCCAAGCGGGCCGCGCTGCGGCTGGAGAGCGGCGCCCGCACCGAGCTGGTCCCGTCCTCCGAGCGCTATGCGCCGAAGAACCGCTCGCAGCGCAAGCTCGCCGAGCGCCAGCAGGCGGCGCAACGACGTGAGATGGGCGCCGAGAAGCCGTTGGGCGCTCTCGAAGAGCGCGCAGAGCTCAACGCGGGCAGGTGA
- the nuoH gene encoding NADH-quinone oxidoreductase subunit NuoH, translated as MTNTAELLADDPIWLVLIKVVVIFAFLVVMTLFSIWAERRVIGRMQHRPGPNRAGPFGLLQSLADGLKLAFKEDIRPVLADKWVYFLAPVISATPALVAFSVIPLGGEVTVFGHQTALQLVELPVGLLVVLACASIGVYGIVLAGWSSGSPYPLLGSLRSAAQVISYEIAMGLSFVAVIMYAGTLSTSGIVEAQKGGWFALLLPFSFLVYVVSMVGETNRAPFDLPEAESELVGGFHTEYSSLKFALFFLAEYINMVTVSALATTLFLGGWHAPWPLSSIGGGVLDTGWWPVLWFLGKTLAFLFFFVWLRGTLPRLRYDQFMNVGWKFLVPLSLLWIIAVTVIRALRNNDAVTSQQFLIAGGVVIAVLLVATFLIPDRKVPESDGEVPLAGSGYPIPPLDLEVPKAPPRRSAVHTGAQAAPAGQLPGEGAGSTKEEPNGSV; from the coding sequence ATGACCAACACCGCGGAACTGCTCGCCGACGACCCGATCTGGCTGGTCCTGATCAAGGTCGTGGTGATCTTCGCCTTCCTCGTGGTGATGACGCTGTTCTCGATCTGGGCCGAGCGGCGCGTCATCGGCCGCATGCAGCACCGGCCGGGCCCGAACCGGGCCGGACCGTTCGGCCTGCTGCAGTCGCTGGCCGACGGCCTGAAGCTGGCGTTCAAGGAGGACATCCGACCGGTCCTGGCCGACAAGTGGGTGTACTTCCTGGCCCCGGTGATCTCGGCGACGCCCGCGCTGGTGGCGTTCTCGGTGATCCCGCTCGGCGGCGAGGTCACCGTCTTCGGCCACCAGACCGCGCTGCAGCTCGTCGAGCTGCCGGTCGGCCTGCTGGTGGTGCTGGCCTGCGCCTCGATCGGCGTCTACGGCATCGTGCTGGCCGGCTGGTCCTCCGGCTCGCCCTACCCGCTGCTGGGCTCGCTGCGCTCGGCGGCGCAGGTGATCTCCTACGAGATCGCGATGGGCCTGTCGTTCGTCGCGGTGATCATGTACGCGGGGACGCTGTCGACCTCGGGTATCGTCGAGGCGCAGAAGGGCGGCTGGTTCGCGCTGCTGCTGCCCTTCAGCTTCCTGGTCTACGTGGTGTCGATGGTCGGCGAGACCAACCGCGCCCCGTTCGACCTCCCGGAGGCCGAGTCCGAGCTGGTCGGCGGCTTCCACACCGAGTACTCGTCGCTGAAGTTCGCGCTGTTCTTCCTCGCCGAGTACATCAACATGGTCACCGTCTCGGCGCTGGCGACGACGCTGTTCCTCGGCGGCTGGCACGCCCCGTGGCCGCTGTCGTCGATCGGCGGCGGGGTCCTCGACACCGGCTGGTGGCCGGTGCTGTGGTTCCTCGGCAAGACGCTGGCGTTCCTGTTCTTCTTCGTCTGGCTGCGCGGCACCCTGCCGCGGTTGCGCTACGACCAGTTCATGAACGTGGGCTGGAAGTTCCTGGTGCCGCTGAGCCTGCTGTGGATCATCGCGGTCACCGTCATCCGGGCCCTGCGCAACAACGACGCGGTCACCTCGCAGCAGTTCCTGATCGCGGGCGGCGTGGTCATCGCCGTCCTGCTCGTCGCGACGTTCCTGATCCCCGACCGCAAGGTCCCAGAGTCCGACGGCGAGGTCCCGCTCGCGGGCAGCGGGTACCCGATCCCGCCGCTGGACCTCGAAGTGCCGAAGGCCCCGCCGCGGCGCAGCGCGGTGCACACGGGTGCGCAGGCCGCGCCTGCCGGGCAGCTGCCGGGCGAAGGCGCCGGCTCGACCAAGGAGGAGCCCAATGGGAGTGTTTGA
- a CDS encoding NADH-quinone oxidoreductase subunit G: MTVAPEAQTRPVPEGHVRLTIDGVEVDAPKGELLIRTAERMGIVIPRFCDHPLLDPAGACRQCLVEVEMNGRPMPKPQASCTMTVADGMVVKTQRTSAVADKAQQGVMELLLINHPLDCPICDKGGECPLQNQALKHGRADSRFRDTKRTFAKPVPISSQILLDRERCVLCQRCTRFSKEIAGDPFIELLERGALQQIGIGEQQPFQSYFSGNTIQICPVGALTSAAYRFRSRPFDLVSTPGQCEHCASGCEIRNDWRRGKVMRRLAGDAPEVNEEWICDKGRFGFRYVTATDRFTRPMVREGGELRPASWTEALGAAAAGLAAARDGGGVGVLPGGRLTVEDAYAYSKFARIALRTNDIDFRARAHSAEELAFLESTVVGSSPESGGVTYADLEAAPAVLCVAFEPEEESPIVFLRLRKAARKRKTKVYHLGQWNSPGVEKTTVIVHDGGPVSTGSLVACPPGGEAAALAELPSEVDQALRAEGAVLVVGERAAQVPGLCSAVLRTAAATGARVAWVPRRAGERGAIEAGALPTLLPGGRPVSDAAARAEVEQSWGLDVGTLPAAPGRDGNAILADAAEGRLSGLLVGGVDPDDLPDPELAERALRSVGFVVSLELRPSAVTEHADVVLPIAASVERAGSYLNWEGRRREFQTTIDGTGALPDCRVLDTLAVEMDADLFTQTPAAAAGELERLGTGTAPRPTAPDQPAPTVRPGPDQVLLATWRQLLDDGSLQDGEPNLAGTARRPVARISQRTAQRVGLQPGQRLEVRTGRGAITLEAEISEMPDDVVWLPTDSGPSKVNRALGAGHGSVVELAAATPLPAGGNGHVPHLDGGRA; the protein is encoded by the coding sequence ATGACCGTGGCACCAGAAGCGCAGACCCGCCCCGTACCGGAGGGCCACGTTCGCCTGACCATCGACGGTGTCGAGGTGGACGCGCCCAAGGGCGAGCTGCTGATCCGCACCGCGGAGCGGATGGGCATCGTGATCCCGCGGTTCTGTGACCACCCGCTGCTGGACCCCGCGGGCGCCTGCAGGCAGTGCCTGGTCGAGGTCGAGATGAACGGCAGGCCGATGCCCAAGCCGCAGGCGTCGTGCACCATGACCGTCGCCGACGGCATGGTCGTCAAGACCCAGCGGACCTCGGCGGTGGCCGACAAGGCGCAGCAGGGCGTGATGGAGCTGCTGCTGATCAACCACCCGCTGGACTGCCCGATCTGCGACAAGGGCGGCGAGTGCCCGCTGCAGAACCAGGCGCTCAAGCACGGCAGGGCGGACTCCCGCTTCCGCGACACCAAGCGGACCTTCGCCAAGCCGGTCCCGATCTCCTCGCAGATCCTGCTCGACCGCGAGCGCTGCGTGCTGTGCCAGCGCTGCACCCGGTTCTCCAAGGAGATCGCGGGCGACCCGTTCATCGAGCTGCTGGAGCGCGGCGCGTTGCAGCAGATCGGCATCGGCGAGCAGCAGCCGTTCCAGTCGTACTTCTCCGGCAACACCATCCAGATCTGCCCGGTCGGCGCGCTGACCAGCGCCGCCTACCGGTTCCGCTCCCGGCCGTTCGACCTGGTCTCCACGCCGGGCCAGTGCGAGCACTGCGCATCGGGCTGCGAGATCCGCAACGACTGGCGGCGCGGCAAGGTGATGCGCAGGCTGGCCGGGGACGCGCCGGAGGTCAACGAGGAGTGGATCTGCGACAAGGGCAGGTTCGGCTTCCGCTACGTCACCGCCACCGACCGCTTCACCCGGCCCATGGTCCGGGAGGGCGGTGAGCTGCGGCCGGCGTCCTGGACCGAGGCGCTCGGCGCGGCGGCGGCCGGGCTGGCCGCGGCCCGCGACGGCGGTGGCGTCGGGGTGCTGCCGGGTGGGCGGCTGACCGTCGAGGACGCCTACGCGTACTCGAAGTTCGCCCGAATCGCGTTGCGCACCAACGACATCGACTTCCGGGCACGGGCGCACTCCGCCGAGGAGCTGGCTTTCCTGGAGTCCACTGTGGTCGGCAGCTCGCCGGAGAGCGGCGGCGTGACCTACGCGGACCTGGAAGCCGCACCGGCGGTGCTGTGCGTGGCGTTCGAGCCCGAGGAGGAGTCGCCGATCGTCTTCCTGCGGCTGCGCAAGGCGGCCCGCAAGAGGAAGACGAAGGTCTACCACCTCGGGCAGTGGAACTCGCCGGGCGTGGAGAAGACCACCGTCATCGTGCACGACGGCGGACCGGTGAGCACCGGCTCGCTGGTCGCCTGCCCGCCGGGCGGGGAGGCCGCCGCGCTGGCCGAGCTTCCGTCCGAAGTGGACCAGGCGCTGCGGGCCGAAGGCGCGGTGCTCGTCGTCGGCGAGCGCGCCGCGCAGGTGCCCGGCCTCTGCTCCGCGGTCCTGCGCACCGCCGCGGCCACCGGCGCCCGGGTCGCCTGGGTGCCGCGCCGCGCGGGCGAGCGCGGCGCGATCGAGGCCGGGGCGCTGCCCACGCTGCTGCCCGGCGGCAGGCCGGTCTCCGACGCGGCGGCCCGCGCCGAGGTCGAGCAGAGCTGGGGCCTGGACGTCGGGACGCTGCCTGCCGCACCGGGCCGCGACGGCAACGCCATCCTCGCCGACGCGGCCGAGGGCAGGCTCTCCGGTCTGCTCGTCGGCGGTGTCGACCCGGACGACCTGCCCGACCCCGAACTCGCCGAGCGGGCCCTGCGCAGCGTCGGCTTCGTGGTCAGCCTGGAGCTGCGGCCCAGCGCCGTCACAGAGCACGCCGACGTCGTGCTGCCGATCGCCGCAAGCGTCGAGCGCGCGGGTTCCTACCTCAACTGGGAAGGACGCCGCCGGGAGTTCCAGACAACCATCGACGGCACCGGCGCCCTGCCGGACTGCCGGGTGCTCGACACCCTCGCCGTGGAGATGGACGCCGACCTGTTCACCCAGACACCGGCCGCCGCGGCCGGTGAGCTGGAGCGGCTCGGCACCGGCACCGCCCCCCGGCCCACGGCGCCCGACCAGCCCGCGCCCACCGTCCGGCCCGGCCCGGACCAGGTGCTGCTGGCCACCTGGCGGCAGCTCCTCGACGACGGCTCGCTGCAGGACGGCGAACCCAACCTCGCGGGCACCGCCCGGCGGCCGGTCGCGCGGATCTCCCAGCGCACCGCGCAGCGCGTCGGCCTCCAGCCCGGCCAGCGGCTGGAGGTACGCACCGGGCGCGGCGCGATCACGCTGGAAGCCGAGATCAGCGAGATGCCCGACGACGTGGTGTGGCTGCCCACCGACTCCGGGCCCTCCAAGGTCAACCGCGCCCTCGGCGCGGGGCACGGCTCGGTGGTCGAACTGGCCGCCGCCACCCCGCTGCCCGCGGGCGGCAACGGCCACGTGCCGCACCTCGATGGGGGTAGAGCATGA
- a CDS encoding geranylgeranyl reductase family protein, whose protein sequence is MTSATSRRGPNEDADVIVVGAGPSGSTAATYLARAGLDVLLLEKSTFPREKVCGDGITPRGVKQLVDLGVDTREEAGWLHNRGLRVVGGGVTVELDWPSLADFPPYGVVRPRNDFDDLLAGCAKQAGARMVENTTVTGAVTDDRTGRVVGVEGKSGPEREPVTYRAPLVLGCDGVSARLALSVGIQKREDRPMGVAVRRYYNSPRTKDDFLESHLELWDRSNPDEPRLLPGYGWIFGMGDGTSNVGLGILSTSKAYGKTDYRQLLRSWLDGTPEEWGFREENATGRIGGAALPMGFNRVPHYRDGLLLVGDAGGMVNPFNGEGIAYAMESARLAAECVVHAMARPAGHSREQALGRYPRVVSQSMGGYFRMGHIFTKLIGNPTVMRMATKHGLPRTTLMRFVLKLLANLYDAKDGDAMDRVISATTRLTPSA, encoded by the coding sequence ATGACGAGCGCCACCAGCCGCCGCGGGCCGAACGAAGACGCCGACGTGATCGTCGTCGGTGCGGGTCCGTCCGGATCGACGGCTGCGACGTACCTGGCCCGTGCGGGCCTGGACGTGCTGCTGCTGGAGAAGAGCACGTTCCCCCGCGAGAAGGTCTGCGGCGACGGGATCACGCCGCGGGGTGTCAAGCAGCTCGTCGACCTGGGTGTTGACACTCGTGAGGAGGCGGGCTGGCTGCACAACCGCGGCCTGCGCGTGGTCGGGGGCGGCGTGACGGTCGAGCTGGACTGGCCGAGTCTCGCCGACTTCCCGCCGTACGGGGTCGTGCGGCCGCGCAACGACTTCGACGACCTGCTCGCCGGGTGCGCCAAGCAGGCGGGGGCCCGGATGGTGGAGAACACCACGGTCACCGGCGCGGTGACCGACGACCGGACCGGGCGCGTGGTCGGCGTCGAGGGCAAGAGCGGGCCGGAGCGGGAGCCGGTGACCTACCGCGCGCCGCTGGTGCTGGGCTGCGACGGGGTGTCGGCGCGGCTCGCGCTGTCGGTGGGCATCCAGAAGCGCGAGGACCGGCCGATGGGTGTGGCGGTGCGCCGCTACTACAACAGCCCCCGCACCAAGGACGACTTCCTGGAGTCGCACCTGGAGCTGTGGGACCGCTCGAACCCCGACGAGCCGCGGCTGCTGCCCGGCTACGGCTGGATCTTCGGCATGGGCGACGGCACCTCCAACGTGGGGCTCGGCATCCTTTCGACGTCCAAGGCGTACGGCAAGACGGACTACCGGCAGCTGCTCCGGTCGTGGCTCGACGGCACGCCCGAGGAGTGGGGCTTCCGGGAGGAGAACGCCACCGGCCGGATCGGCGGCGCCGCGCTGCCCATGGGCTTCAACCGGGTGCCGCACTACCGCGACGGCCTGCTGCTGGTCGGGGACGCGGGCGGCATGGTCAACCCGTTCAACGGCGAGGGCATCGCCTACGCCATGGAGTCGGCCCGGCTGGCCGCCGAGTGCGTGGTGCACGCGATGGCCCGGCCCGCCGGGCACTCGAGGGAGCAGGCGCTGGGCCGGTACCCGCGGGTGGTGTCGCAGTCGATGGGCGGCTACTTCCGGATGGGCCACATCTTCACCAAGTTGATTGGCAATCCCACCGTGATGCGGATGGCCACCAAGCACGGTCTACCCAGGACCACGCTCATGCGTTTCGTGTTGAAGCTGCTGGCAAATCTCTACGACGCCAAGGACGGTGACGCCATGGACCGTGTGATCAGTGCCACTACTCGCCTCACCCCTAGCGCCTGA
- a CDS encoding NADH-quinone oxidoreductase subunit A → MLNQYGLDAYVPLVLMFALALGFAVFSVAIAPLVGPRRYNRAKLDAYECGIEPSPQPVVGGGRMPVAYYLTAMLFILFDIEMVFLYPFAVSADALGLFGVVEIVLFIATVGFAYVYVWRRGGLDWN, encoded by the coding sequence GTGCTCAACCAGTACGGGCTCGATGCCTACGTCCCGCTGGTGCTGATGTTCGCGTTGGCACTGGGGTTCGCGGTGTTCTCCGTGGCGATCGCTCCGCTGGTGGGCCCCCGCCGGTACAACCGCGCCAAGCTCGACGCCTACGAGTGCGGCATCGAGCCGTCACCGCAGCCCGTCGTCGGCGGCGGCCGGATGCCGGTCGCCTACTACCTCACGGCGATGTTGTTCATCCTGTTCGACATCGAAATGGTCTTCCTCTATCCGTTCGCGGTCTCCGCGGACGCCCTCGGCCTGTTCGGCGTGGTCGAGATCGTGTTGTTCATCGCCACCGTCGGGTTCGCCTACGTATACGTGTGGCGGCGCGGCGGCCTGGACTGGAACTAG
- the nuoE gene encoding NADH-quinone oxidoreductase subunit NuoE, with product MSNTGAVFGEDVRADAKQIISRYPESRSALLPMLHLVQSVQGHVSTEGIGFCAEQLGLSTAEVSAVATFYTMYKRKPCGQHLVSVCTNTLCAALGGDSIYRTLSEHLGVGHDETAGRPGEEGSLTLEHAECLAACDLGPVLQVNYEYYDNQTPEKALDLVKALQRGEKPAPTRGAPLSDFRGAERQLAGFFDRPGGSYEDTVDGPSAAEETLRGARIANERGWTAPAMPDDAELPPVPEKK from the coding sequence ATGAGCAACACGGGCGCGGTCTTCGGCGAGGACGTGCGGGCCGACGCCAAGCAGATCATCAGCCGCTACCCGGAGTCGCGGTCGGCGCTGTTGCCGATGCTGCACCTGGTGCAGTCGGTGCAGGGCCACGTCAGCACGGAGGGCATCGGGTTCTGCGCCGAGCAGCTCGGCCTCTCCACCGCCGAGGTCAGCGCGGTCGCGACGTTCTACACGATGTACAAGCGCAAGCCGTGCGGGCAGCACCTGGTGAGCGTCTGCACCAACACGCTGTGCGCGGCGCTCGGCGGCGACTCGATCTACCGGACGCTCAGCGAGCACCTCGGCGTCGGCCACGACGAGACCGCGGGCAGGCCCGGCGAGGAGGGCTCGCTGACGCTGGAGCATGCCGAGTGCCTGGCGGCCTGCGACCTCGGCCCGGTGCTCCAGGTGAACTACGAGTACTACGACAACCAGACTCCGGAGAAGGCGCTGGATCTGGTCAAGGCGTTGCAGCGCGGGGAGAAGCCCGCGCCGACGCGGGGCGCCCCGCTGTCGGACTTCCGGGGCGCCGAGCGCCAGCTCGCCGGGTTCTTCGACCGGCCGGGCGGCAGCTACGAGGACACCGTGGACGGCCCGTCGGCGGCGGAGGAGACGTTGCGCGGAGCGCGCATCGCCAACGAGCGGGGCTGGACCGCCCCGGCGATGCCCGACGACGCCGAGCTCCCGCCGGTGCCGGAGAAGAAGTGA
- the nuoF gene encoding NADH-quinone oxidoreductase subunit NuoF, which yields MTESKPSPLTPVLTKRWLSPNSWTLATYEQLEGYSALRKALKAHPDQLIELVKSAGLRGRGGAGFPAGVKWSFMPKEPVKPHYLVINADEGEPGTCKDIPLMMADPHSLIEGCVIASYAMRANNCMIYVRGEALHCIRRLSKAVQEAYAAGYLGRNILDSGFDLDIVVHAGAGAYICGEETALLDSLEGKRGQPRLKPPFPAAAGLYACPTTVNNVETIASVPYIVNGGSDWFRLMGSEKSPGPKIYSVSGHVERPGQYEAPLGTTLRELLELAGGMKDGIPLKFWTPGGSSTPLFTAEHLDVPLDFEGAAEAGSMLGTTAVMVFNETVSVPWAVMKWTQFYEHESCGKCTPCREGTFWLAQVLERMVEGRGTPEDVDTLLDVCDNIFGRSFCALGDGAVSPITSGIKYFREEFLALCTKTEEPALAGAAR from the coding sequence ATGACCGAATCCAAGCCGAGCCCGCTGACCCCGGTGCTGACGAAGCGGTGGCTGTCACCGAACTCCTGGACGCTGGCGACCTACGAGCAGCTCGAGGGCTACAGCGCGCTGCGCAAGGCGCTGAAGGCCCACCCGGACCAGCTCATCGAGCTGGTGAAGTCGGCGGGCCTGCGCGGTCGCGGAGGCGCCGGGTTCCCGGCGGGCGTGAAGTGGAGCTTCATGCCCAAGGAGCCGGTCAAGCCGCACTACCTGGTCATCAACGCCGACGAGGGCGAGCCGGGGACCTGCAAGGACATCCCGCTGATGATGGCCGACCCGCACTCGCTGATCGAGGGCTGCGTCATCGCCAGCTACGCGATGCGGGCCAACAACTGCATGATCTACGTGCGCGGTGAGGCGCTGCACTGCATCCGCCGCCTCAGCAAGGCCGTCCAGGAGGCGTACGCCGCGGGCTACCTCGGCAGGAACATCCTCGACTCCGGCTTCGACCTCGACATCGTGGTCCACGCCGGCGCCGGCGCCTACATCTGCGGCGAGGAGACCGCGCTGCTGGACTCGCTGGAGGGCAAGCGCGGCCAGCCCCGGCTCAAGCCGCCGTTCCCGGCCGCCGCCGGGCTCTACGCGTGCCCGACCACGGTCAACAACGTCGAGACCATCGCCTCGGTGCCCTACATCGTCAACGGCGGCTCGGACTGGTTCCGGCTGATGGGCAGCGAGAAGTCGCCCGGGCCCAAGATCTACTCGGTGTCCGGCCACGTCGAGCGGCCCGGCCAGTACGAGGCCCCACTGGGCACCACGCTGCGGGAGCTGCTGGAGCTGGCCGGCGGCATGAAGGACGGCATCCCGCTGAAGTTCTGGACGCCCGGAGGCTCGTCGACCCCGCTGTTCACCGCCGAGCACCTGGACGTCCCGCTGGACTTCGAGGGCGCGGCCGAGGCCGGCTCGATGCTCGGCACGACCGCGGTCATGGTCTTCAACGAGACCGTCTCGGTGCCGTGGGCGGTCATGAAGTGGACCCAGTTCTACGAGCACGAGTCCTGCGGCAAGTGCACGCCCTGCCGCGAGGGGACCTTCTGGCTGGCCCAGGTGCTGGAGCGGATGGTCGAGGGCCGGGGCACCCCGGAGGACGTCGACACCCTGCTCGACGTCTGCGACAACATCTTCGGCCGTTCGTTCTGCGCGCTCGGCGACGGCGCGGTCAGCCCGATCACCAGCGGCATCAAGTACTTCCGCGAGGAGTTCCTCGCGCTGTGCACCAAGACCGAAGAGCCCGCACTCGCAGGAGCGGCCCGATGA